AAAGTCCCGACTAATTCGGAGGGTTTCTTTTTTACTTCGCCTTTTTCGAGTATCGAGTTGAATTTAACGGTTTTTAAAAGATCGTCGAATTTTAAAGCTTGCAATGTAAGTATTGCGATCTTTTCGAAAAATTTGGCAAGCACAAAACCGATTATGAGGGCGGCTAATCCATAAAATACATTAAGCAGTTGGACCGAAGTCTTTTCGAGGAACGGGAACAAAGACTCTATTTGTATCATAATTCCACCCTTTTAAAGGATTTAGACCAACCCAAGGCCAAGGAGCAAAGAAACAACCATGAAAATTATCGCCGATATCGTCGTGATCCTGTCCAATCCTTCTTCCAAACCCTTAGGAGTTCCGAAAAGCTTGGCTGCGCCGCCTATGCCGCCCAGGCCCTCGCCTTTTGCTGAATGGAGCAATACCGTTAAAACAACAGCTATCGCTGACAAGATCTGAATAATGATCAATAAAGCTTTCATTTTTTTAATATTAGCATATCGATTATTGTTGTCAAGGAGAAATGGCGGCGATCGGCATCAAATATTTTTTTTGGGCGATCTTATCCTCGCTTTGGCGATCTCAACGATGATCGGTACAATAGATAGAATGATTATGGCAAGAATAACAAACGAAAAGTTTTCTTTAATGCCTGGAAGATTGCCAAAAAAATACCCCAAAAGAACAAATCCAAATACCCAAACAAGCCCTCCGGTTGCGTTATAGTAGATGAACTTTAAATAATCCATCTTGCCGATGCCTGCCACAAAAGGAGCAAAGGTCCTGATTATCGGCAAAAAACGGGCCAAGAAGATGGTTTTGCCGCCATGTTTACTGTAGAATTTCTGGGTTTGATCGATATGGTTTTGATTGATCGGGATGTTCTTGTTATCGACTATGCTCTGGCCAAAAAATCGCCCGATCCAGTAGTTAACCGTATCGCCAAAGAAAGCGGCGGCCCACAGCAAAAAAAGCAAAAAAACGACATTAAATGAACCGATCGCCGAAAAAGCCCCGGCCGCAAAAAGGAGGGAATCCCCGGGCAAGAAAGGAGTAAATACAAGTCCTGTTTCAGCGAAAACTATTGCGAACAAGATCGCATAGGAAAAGGCCCCGTATGCCTTTATGATCTCACCCAAATGAGCATCGATATGAAGAATAAAGTTCAATAATGACGAAAATATTTCCATATAACTATTATTAAATGGAGCTGATCGGGATCGAACCGACGGCCTCGTCGTTGCGAACGACGCGCTCTCCCAACTGAGCTACAGCCCCCTATTTATCTTGCAAACAAGCAATACCTGGAAGCGTCTTTCCCTCAACAAATTCCAAAGATGCGCCGCCGCCGGTTGAAATATGAGTTATCTTGTCAGCTAAACCGGATTTTTCGATCGCCGCGACAGAATCCCCGCCGCCAATGACGGATACCGCGCCATGGCTTGTAGCTTCGGCAACCAGTTTTGCAATTCCAAAAGTTCCCTTCGAGAATTTATCAAATTCAAATACACCCATTGGACCGTTCCAGAAAATAGTTTTTGCTTTTTTTATCGAATGGCTGAATTTTTTGACGGTTTCGGGCCCTATATCCATGCCCTGCCATCCGTCTGGAATTCCGCCGCGGGTTACGAGCTGGATATTGGCATTGGCATCGAATTTGTCGGCGCAAATATGGTCGATCGGAAGCAATATCGTCTTATTAAGATCGATCGCTTCTTTTAATATTTCTTTGGCAACACCGATCTTATCTTCTTCGACCAAAGAATTCCCTACGGAAACATTCCTCGACCTGAAGAATGTATACGACATCCCGCCCGCAATGATCAATGTATCAATTTTAGGCAATAGATTTTTTATAACATCGATCTTGCTTGATATCTTGGCTCCGCCCAATATCGCGACATATGGATGCGCGGGACCAGAAATAAGCTGCCCCAAGAATTTTATTTCTTTTTCGATCAAAAATCCGGCATAGCCCTTTAAATATTTTGTGACGCCTACAGTTGAAGCATGCGCGCGGTGCGCGGTGCCGAATGCGTCGTTTACATATATATCGGCCAAAGAAGCGAGCTTCTTGGCGAATTCGGGATCGTTCTTCTCTTCTTCTTTGTAGAAACGGACATTCTCAAGCAATAAGACATCGCCGGAATTCAATTTTGAGACAGAAGCTTCAACAACGGGGCCGATCGAGTCTTGTACATATTGGACGGATCTACCCAAGAGTTCAGAAAGTTTTTTTGCAATAGGCCCCATCCTCAATTTATCTTCAGGGCCTTTTTTCGGGCGGCCTAAATGAGATACAAGTATTATTTTGGCTCCGCCATCGGCCAAGAACTTGATCGTTGGAAGAGATGCCGTGAGCCTGGTATCGTCTGTAATATTTTGTTTGTCATCCTGGGGAACATTATAATCGACCCTGATCAAAACCTTTTTCCCACGAAATTCACCCATATCACGGATCGTTTTCTTAGACATTTACTTGCTGGCAATCATCTTTATAAGATCGACTACTCTGCAAGAATAGCCCCATTCATTGTCGTACCATGAAACAATTTTGAAGAATCTCTTCTCGCCTTTTAAATTATTCTGCATGGTAGCTAGCGAATCATAGATCGAAGACCGGTTATCATGGATGAAATCCGTTGAAACAACTTCTTCGCTCGCATACCCTAAAAATCCTTTAAGGTAAGTTTCGGAAGCTTTTTTCATCAGCGCGTCGATCTCTTCGATGGAAGTATCTTTTTCCGATCGGAAGGTAAGGTCAACAACCGAAACATCGGCTGTCGGGACCCTGAAAGCCATACCGGTAAGTTTTCCTTTGGTTTTTGGAAGCACTTCCCCTACCGCTTTTGCGGCGCCTGTTGTAGACGGGATAATATTAATCGCAGCTGCACGGCCGCCTCTCCAATCTTTTTTCGACGGGCCGTCAACTGTTTTTTGGGTTGCGGTATAAGCATGGATCGTTGTCATAAGTCCTGTCTCAATACCGATACCTTCGTTCAAAAGAACGTGGACCAAAGGAGCCAAGCAATTTGTCGTACATGAAGCATTTGAGATCACGTGGTGCTTCGATGGGTCGTATTCTTTGTCGTTAACGCCCATGACGATCGTCTTTCCGTCACCTTTGGCTGGAGCCGTGATTATAACTTTTTTGGCTCCGGCTGTAATATGTCCCTTAGCTTTTTCGGCATCTTGGAAAAGGCCCGTCGATTCGATGACGTAATCAACGCCATGGTCTTTCCAAGGGATCCCGCTTGGATCCTTTGCGGCCATTAAGCACTTGATCTTGCTTCCGTTTACAACAAGGACATCTTCTCCCTCGGTTGTTATAGCGCCTTTGAATCTTCCGTGGATCGAATCATATTTCATCTGATACGCGAAATATTTCGCATCAGTACAAATATCTACAACCGCAACTACGTCGATCTCGCTGCCTAATACTCCCTTCTCAACCATTGCATGGAGCACTTGGCGGCCGATCCTGCCGAAACCGTTTATCCCGACTTTAACCTTAGCCATTTTTTACATCCCCCTCACTTTTTTTAAATTATATCATTATTTGCGAAAAACCGTCAACTATTCTATAATCTTTCGCATGGAAAACTCCCCGTGGCGGATATTATTTATAGCTACCGGCGCTTCATTATTATTGTTACTGTTCGTATATTTCCTTATCCTTCCAAAATCTGAAAAATCACAAGGAACGGTCGAAAAAATAGCCGTTTTCAAGAACACTCGCGTTTCCGGCCGCGAAAACGGGAAAAAAGCGTGGGAATTTTCGGCAAAAAGCGGATGGGCCGAAAAAGACAACCAGATGACCTATCTTGAAAATGTGACGCACGGAATTCTTTACAAAGACGGAAAAATCATCACAAAAAACCTTACCGCTCCAAAAGTTAAGGCCAACCCAAGCACGAAAGTGATCGAAGCTTTTGCCGAGAACAAAAAGCAGATCAAAGCCCATATCTCTTTCAGGCAAAGGGACAAAGACAAGGACAATGACCGGAATTTCGCTTCGATCAGGGCGGATTTTTTAGCCTACGATCCGAACGCAAAAAAAACAAGCCTCAACGGGAACATCAAGATAAGAGAAAAAGAAATATCGTTAAGCTCCGATTCTATGGAAATCGACAATGAAAAAGAAACATCCGATTTTGCAGGCAATGTCTCAATCGACCGCAAGGATGTTTTTTTGAGATGCCGCCTCCTGCATTATGATTCAAATGAAGAAAAGCTGAACGCGGAAGACGGCGTCAGGTCGATCATAAAAGGAAAACAAAAGACTTATCTTAACAGCAAAAAAATGTCTTTATATTCCGACGACAAAAAAGATGTCGAAGCAAGCGGATTAATCGAAGTGGTACAGGGCAAAAAAAGCGCTGTGGCAAATGAAGGGAATTATAACAAAGAAACGGAAAAAATATTATTAAAGGGTGATGTTCGCGCAGTGATTACAAAAGGAAGAGCGCTTTTAAAAGAAGGAACCATCAAAAAGCTCAAAAATCCAGATGCGAAAACTTTATTGGAAGAAAAAACTTTTATAACTTCCGATACTTTAACCATGTCGACAATAAACGGCGATGCTAAAGCGGATGGAAATGTCGTTGTACATCAAAAAGGCCGCGAGGCAAAAGCGGATTCAGCCGATTATTCCGATTCGACCGAAACGATCATGATGGTCGACAATGTCTATCTTAAAAAAGATAAAGATTGGATCAAGAGCAAAAAAATAATCATTTCGGTCAAAAACGAGACTTTTGACGCGATAGGCTCGGTCGAAGCAGAGTTTAAGATAAAGAAATAATTTACATGTCATGCCCGACCTGATCGGACATCCAGATTTATGAGCGAGCGGCTTCTAGCTTCTTAACACGGCTATCCAGATTGTCCAATCTTGAGTCCTGATCTTTATCTTTTGCAAATGCAAAAACCCTATCTTCTCGGGCTTTCTCCAATTCTTTGATAATTTTATCCTGACCTGTTAGCACTTTATCAAATCCAGCATTAACCCTGAATTCAAGGCTATTGACTTTAGATTCGAGTCCTCCAACCTTGGACTCAAGCCCCTTGAAATCTTCTTTTGTAGCAAATGTCTCTTTTAATATCTCTATATCTTTTTTTGTTATAGCCATGATTGATAGATTTTAGCCTTTTACAATTCTCGCGTCAAGCAATTATTTGACAATACTATCAGCTTGCTGCCGGGTCATCCTCTGCCGCCTTTCTTATTTTTTCTTCCATCTTCTCAATGTCCATGAGGGTCTCGGTCTCGGCGATCTGGAGTTCAAGCTTCAGGTGCACGAGGTCAATTTCCGCGTCAGGATATCCCTGCGCTTTTTGAGAAACCATCCGCCATTTTTCATTGGCTCTGCTGATTTTAGCCAGGGCTTCAGATTTTATTCTCTCAAAATCAGCTTCGAACTCATGTTTTTCCATCGCTCTCCTCCACCATCCTCAACTTTTCTATCATCTCCGCAACTTTTTCTTTTGCTTCTGTAGTCTTTCTCGATTGAAGTTTGACTTTAATAGTTAAGATATCGCTCTCTTTAACTTCCGGCAAAAAGCTTTTAGGGAAATCAACGGCATCCTGTTCTTCTTCGCCGATCAAAAGGACGGCTTTGCTCCCTTCTATCCTATCAACGATCGCCTTAAATTTAACTTCTTGTTTCATAATTTACTCCTGAAAATGACCAATTTCCAATGACCAACATTGTTTCGCTTCGCGATAATAATATAATAAATACATTGTTGGGATTTGGTCATTATTAATTGGTCATTAGAATATAAGTTTCTGCCTTCTCATCGCAACGCTTTGTATTATCCCGAGCAAGATCATATTTACAATAAGCGATGTCCCGCCAAAACTGACATAAGGCAGAGGGATCCCGACAACGGGCATGACGCCAAGGACCATCCCGACCGAAACAAGCGTATGGAACCCGATCATGACAGACGCGCCTGCAACCAGTATCCCCCCAAAAAAATCCCTTGCGCCATCGGCAATTAAAAATGCGCGCCGTATCATTATTACCAATGCTGCGATGACGATCACGGAGCCGACCAGACCGAACTCTTCTGCAACTGCAGAAAATATGAAGTCAGAATGCTGTTCTGGAATAAAATGAAGCTGGGTCTGCGTCCCGTGAAGGAACCCTTTTCCAAAAATTCCGCCGGACCCGACTGCGATCAAGCTTTGCAGGGTATGATAACCGGAGCCATGAGGGTCAATCCCGGGATTTAAAAAAGAAATTATCCTTAATCTCTGGTATTCCTTGAGCATCCCCCAGATCATCGGGAACACTATCCCTATGCCGATGTTTATACCCATTATGACCAGAAGATCAAAAAAATTGACCCTGCTGAAATAAAGAATGAACCACAATAAAAAAATGTAGAATATCCACAAAAAGATGTTCGGCCGCACTATGACGGAGATGATCGGGGTCAATACCATTGTAAGCGTGATCCCGGATGTCTTGTTCCAAATAAGCATCCCCAGGGTGATCGCAGCGATAACAAGCGCTGTGCCGAGGTCTGGCTGCTTGAAAATCAAAATAAAAGGGATGCCCGAGATCAAGGCTATAGGCCAGATCGGAGATCTTTCTTTTTTAAAGTCAAAAAAAGACGCAAGAACCAGGATAATTGAAAGTTTTGTCAGCTCTGATGGCTGGAAAGAAAGCGCCCCCAAATATATCCATCTTTGCGCTCCAGACACCGCACTACCCTTGAACAAAACAAATATCAGAAGAAGAGTTACAATGATATAAAAAGGGATCGCGATAACTTTCAAATGCTTGTAGTCTAGGTAGGCAAAAAAAGCTAAGCCTGCAAGCCCGACCAAGAATGCTGAAAATTGCCTTGAAACAAACTGGAAGGCCGAAGCGCTGTTTTTAAGGTCGCCGCTGAAGTTCACCGAAAATATGGCAAGGAAACCCACGGCAATAAGAAAAAAAGCGCAGCACCAAATTGTCTTATCGGAAACACGGAGCATTCTCAAACTTATCATTGCAGGAGTTCGAGGGTCTTAAGCATCGCACGAGCTTTATTCATTGTCTCTTCGTATTCTTTTTCGAGTATCGAATCGGCAACAACGCCGCCGCCTGCCTGCACATAGGCCTTTCCGTTCTGCATTAAAATCGTGCGGATCGCAATGCACATGTCCATTTCGCCGGTAAATGAAAAATATCCTATCGCCCCGGCATAAGGGCCGCGTTTTTTATTTTCAAGCTCGTCTATTATTTCCATAGCCCGGACTTTTGGCGCGCCCGAAACTGTTCCCGCGGGAAAAGACGCGCGGATAAGATCGAATGCATCCTTATCTTTGCGCAATGTCCCTTCAACATTGCTCACAATATGCATGACATGGGAATATTTTTCGATCGACATTAGGTCGGTGACTTTGATGCTGTCTTTATCGCAGACGCGGCCAAGATCGTTGCGAGCAAGATCGACAAGCATTATATGCTCCGCTCGCTCTTTTTCGTCAGCCAATAATTCTTCGGCCAATCTTTTATCTTCTTTCTCGTTTATTCCTCGAGGCCTTGTCCCTGCAATAGGTCGGACTACTGCTTCCCTGTCCTCCAGCCTTACCATAACTTCGGGTGAAGAGCCTGCAAGAGTTACTTTTCCGAATTTAAGGTAGAACATATACGGGGACGGATTAAGTATCCTCAATATCCTATAAACATCAAATGGATCGCCTTTAAATTCCGTTTCAAATCTTTGCGACGGAACCACTTGTATGATATCCCCAGCCCTGACATACTCTTTCGCTTTCTCGACAACTTTTTCATATTCTTCTTTTGTGAAATTGGAGATTGTTTTTAACCCCCTTTCATTCTCCCCCTTAATAAGGGGGAGATGTCCCGAAGGGACAGTAGGGGTGGGCTTCTTTAGCTTCTTTTCCAATGCCAAGATCTTTTCTCGCGCTTCATCGTAAGCCTTTTCCGGATCGCCTTTAATATGAGCATTGGAGATCATCAATATTTTGTGCTTCACATGGTCGAAAGCTAGGATCGTATCTGTCAGCATGAATTCCATTTCGGGGACT
This portion of the Candidatus Saganbacteria bacterium genome encodes:
- the secG gene encoding preprotein translocase subunit SecG — its product is MKALLIIIQILSAIAVVLTVLLHSAKGEGLGGIGGAAKLFGTPKGLEEGLDRITTISAIIFMVVSLLLGLGLV
- a CDS encoding DedA family protein translates to MEIFSSLLNFILHIDAHLGEIIKAYGAFSYAILFAIVFAETGLVFTPFLPGDSLLFAAGAFSAIGSFNVVFLLFLLWAAAFFGDTVNYWIGRFFGQSIVDNKNIPINQNHIDQTQKFYSKHGGKTIFLARFLPIIRTFAPFVAGIGKMDYLKFIYYNATGGLVWVFGFVLLGYFFGNLPGIKENFSFVILAIIILSIVPIIVEIAKARIRSPKKNI
- a CDS encoding phosphoglycerate kinase gives rise to the protein MSKKTIRDMGEFRGKKVLIRVDYNVPQDDKQNITDDTRLTASLPTIKFLADGGAKIILVSHLGRPKKGPEDKLRMGPIAKKLSELLGRSVQYVQDSIGPVVEASVSKLNSGDVLLLENVRFYKEEEKNDPEFAKKLASLADIYVNDAFGTAHRAHASTVGVTKYLKGYAGFLIEKEIKFLGQLISGPAHPYVAILGGAKISSKIDVIKNLLPKIDTLIIAGGMSYTFFRSRNVSVGNSLVEEDKIGVAKEILKEAIDLNKTILLPIDHICADKFDANANIQLVTRGGIPDGWQGMDIGPETVKKFSHSIKKAKTIFWNGPMGVFEFDKFSKGTFGIAKLVAEATSHGAVSVIGGGDSVAAIEKSGLADKITHISTGGGASLEFVEGKTLPGIACLQDK
- the gap gene encoding type I glyceraldehyde-3-phosphate dehydrogenase encodes the protein MAKVKVGINGFGRIGRQVLHAMVEKGVLGSEIDVVAVVDICTDAKYFAYQMKYDSIHGRFKGAITTEGEDVLVVNGSKIKCLMAAKDPSGIPWKDHGVDYVIESTGLFQDAEKAKGHITAGAKKVIITAPAKGDGKTIVMGVNDKEYDPSKHHVISNASCTTNCLAPLVHVLLNEGIGIETGLMTTIHAYTATQKTVDGPSKKDWRGGRAAAINIIPSTTGAAKAVGEVLPKTKGKLTGMAFRVPTADVSVVDLTFRSEKDTSIEEIDALMKKASETYLKGFLGYASEEVVSTDFIHDNRSSIYDSLATMQNNLKGEKRFFKIVSWYDNEWGYSCRVVDLIKMIASK
- a CDS encoding DUF3006 domain-containing protein produces the protein MKQEVKFKAIVDRIEGSKAVLLIGEEEQDAVDFPKSFLPEVKESDILTIKVKLQSRKTTEAKEKVAEMIEKLRMVEESDGKT
- the rodA gene encoding rod shape-determining protein RodA — protein: MISLRMLRVSDKTIWCCAFFLIAVGFLAIFSVNFSGDLKNSASAFQFVSRQFSAFLVGLAGLAFFAYLDYKHLKVIAIPFYIIVTLLLIFVLFKGSAVSGAQRWIYLGALSFQPSELTKLSIILVLASFFDFKKERSPIWPIALISGIPFILIFKQPDLGTALVIAAITLGMLIWNKTSGITLTMVLTPIISVIVRPNIFLWIFYIFLLWFILYFSRVNFFDLLVIMGINIGIGIVFPMIWGMLKEYQRLRIISFLNPGIDPHGSGYHTLQSLIAVGSGGIFGKGFLHGTQTQLHFIPEQHSDFIFSAVAEEFGLVGSVIVIAALVIMIRRAFLIADGARDFFGGILVAGASVMIGFHTLVSVGMVLGVMPVVGIPLPYVSFGGTSLIVNMILLGIIQSVAMRRQKLIF
- the trpE gene encoding anthranilate synthase component I, with product MFYPSKEEFVRLSKQGNLIPVYKELVADMETPVSAFKKIEGDEYAFLFESVEGGENIARYSFLGLNPSKVFKFTGDTDSFAEVKKIITLYKPVKIQGLPRFHGGLVGHINYDAIRHIENIPDKNPDDLKVPEMEFMLTDTILAFDHVKHKILMISNAHIKGDPEKAYDEAREKILALEKKLKKPTPTVPSGHLPLIKGENERGLKTISNFTKEEYEKVVEKAKEYVRAGDIIQVVPSQRFETEFKGDPFDVYRILRILNPSPYMFYLKFGKVTLAGSSPEVMVRLEDREAVVRPIAGTRPRGINEKEDKRLAEELLADEKERAEHIMLVDLARNDLGRVCDKDSIKVTDLMSIEKYSHVMHIVSNVEGTLRKDKDAFDLIRASFPAGTVSGAPKVRAMEIIDELENKKRGPYAGAIGYFSFTGEMDMCIAIRTILMQNGKAYVQAGGGVVADSILEKEYEETMNKARAMLKTLELLQ